A DNA window from Argiope bruennichi chromosome X2, qqArgBrue1.1, whole genome shotgun sequence contains the following coding sequences:
- the LOC129960366 gene encoding uncharacterized protein LOC129960366 — MQNEASGNIARVAVKAPPFCHANPELWLKQMKSQLILAGVTTESMKFHHIVSVLLPEKLEVVGDIMQDQPAEIPYEALRRRLGSQYVQSEEQKLKDLISGMQFGDRKPSRLLVEMRNKAGNKISEEVLKFLFLQRLPTHVQQILTITNDKLERLAEMADAIMVEMHNPRFF; from the coding sequence ATGCAGAACGAAGCAAGCGGAAATATAGCACGTGTCGCCGTCAAAGCCCCTCCATTTTGTCATGCTAATCCGGAACTATGGTTGAAGCAAATGAAGAGTCAATTAATTCTCGCCGGTGTGACGACTGAAAGTATGAAATTTCACCATATTGTGTCGGTTTTGCTACCGGAAAAATTGGAAGTCGTCGGCGACATTATGCAAGATCAGCCGGCAGAAATACCCTACGAAGCACTGCGAAGGAGATTGGGTTCTCAGTACGTGCAAAGTGAGGAGCAAAAGTTAAAGGACCTTATTTCTGGGATGCAGTTCGGGGATAGAAAACCTTCCCGATTGTTGGTAGAAATGAGGAATAAGGCCGGCAATAAGATCAGCGAAGAGGTATTGAAGTTCTTGTTTCTTCAACGGCTGCCTACCCACGTGCAACAGATCTTGACTATCACCAACGACAAATTGGAGAGATTAGCGGAGATGGCCGACGCCATCATGGTAGaaatgcataatccacgatttttttga